ATCGAATGAGCCTGATCTACCGGCCCCGTACCACCGAACTCGAGGGGAAGGAACTCGTCGAACGCTCGCTCGAGGAGTTCTACCGCGGTCGCGGCGGCCTCGAGGACGGCGGCGGTGTCGCCGCCGGTGCCCCGAGCGGGACCGCGATCGACGCTCGGACGCCGACCGAATCCGGCGTCGAACTCGAGGCCGACGACCGCGCCAGAGCAAGTACCGGCCAGGTCGCCTCCGTCGACATCGTCAAACCGGAGCTCCGCCACGGCCGCACCCACGGCTGGCTCGCCGAGGGCGTCCCGATCGACGTCTTCAAATCCGCCCCCGAAGCCTACCGCAACCGACTCGACTACCTCGAGCGAGCGGAAGAGGGCGAGTCGACGTCGATTCGCGTCGTCCTCAACGACCCCGAGATGGCCGGCGAACACGACGACGTCGCCGCGATCTACCGGCGCCGCGCCCGGGAGCGCTCGATGGACGTCACCGTCGAAGAGTCGCTCGAGACGGCCGAACTCGCCCGCCTGTTCGAATCGGAGAACGACTTCGTCCACTACATCGGCCACTGCGAGACCTGCGGGCTGTGCTGTCCCGACGGATCGCTCTCGATCTCGTCGCTCGACCGCTGCCGGACCCAGACGTTCTTCCTCAACGCCTGCGGCTCCTTCTACGAGGGGAAGACGCTGGTCGAAAAGGGCAGCGTCGCCGGCGCGGTCACGTTCACGAAGGTCCTCAACGACCACGCGATCAAGGTCGGCTCGGCGTTCGCAACCTTCCTCGTCTACGGGTTCAGCATCGAACGCGCCATGCGCCTCGCGAGGCGACGGATCATGATGGGGAAGGACTACGCGGTCGTCGGCGACGGCACGCACTCGCTCGCGCAGGGGACGAATCCGTTTCCGACGACGATCACGATCGAACCGCTCCCCGACGGCCAGCGTGCACGCTCGCGGTCGCGACGGACGGGGTCCAGAACGGACTCGAGATCGGCGTCGACCACGCGCTCGCGGCCGCGCTCGAGCGGCGACGCAGATACTGCCCGATACCTGGTGACGTTCGACTGCTACTCGACGCGGACGACCGGGTCGTACTACGTCCCACACGCCGAGGCCACGGCCGCGACGCTGTGTGGCAACGAGTCGAACTTCGTTCTCTCGGCCCCGGAACTGGCGGCCCTGCTCGAAAACACGGAGGCCGCCGTCATCTACGACGGCGACGTCTACTGGTCGCGAGAACTGTGCGCTCGGTTCAGGGGCTGACGGTCGCTACGGACCGCCGTAGGTGCTGACTCCTTTCGACCGTGCGGGAGGGACGACCCGCACGTCGTCCGTTCGGACGCGGGGGGACTGGTCGGCAAGCGCTCGAGGGACCAACCGCTGCGTAGTGCGATCACCCATACGCTCGTGAGGTCACACAGGAATCACATAACAGTTGGTGTAATGAAAAATACCTATTCGGACGATAATAACGATCCCTAATCGCCGGCAGTAGTCGGGGTCGCGTTGAACGACCGCCGGATACTGTAATCTGATCAACGGATGATCGGACAAAAATTACCGTTAGATGACCCAACAGCAAAGTTATCGCGTGCAAATGGCCACCAAAATTAAGTAGCGAACATCCGTTTACTTCTGTAGAGAGATGACCTCGAATTTACTCAATCACCAGATTGACGATATCCTCGAGTCCATCCTGACGGACGCGAGTGGGGACATTTACATGGTCAATCCGTCCCGGGATGCGATCGAGGAGTTCGTCGGCGTTGCGACCGGTTTCGACGGCACGCTGCCGACGGTGCACATGCTGGCCGACGAGCGCACGCTGAAGGAAGTCATGGACGACTTCATCGTCGCCTCGAACGCGGCCGACCTCATCAGCGAGGACGCCCTCGCCCTGCGGACGCTCGAGGAGGCGCCCGAAAACTCGCTGGTCATTACCGAGGATCGGATCGTCGCGATCGTCCACGCCGGCGACCGCGTCGGCGGGCTCATCACGGACGACGAGAGCTTCGTCGAGGACACCTACGACACCTACGCCGAGCGCTGGGAAGCGGCCCCGACGTACAACCTCCGGACGCCCCCGATCTCGGACGTCCGTGAGACCCTCTCCGAGGAGATCAGCCCCGAGGCAGAGGCCGACTTCACCGCGATCCTGAACTCGCTCGAGACGGCCCGCGGCGACGGCGACGGTCTCGACGAGGTCACGATCTCGCTGCTGGTCGCCGCAAAGAACGAAGCGCTGCTGTACGACATCAGCAAGTGGGGGGAGGACGTCGGCATCGCCTCGAAGGCGACCTTCAGCCGGACGAAGACCAAACTCGAGGACATGGGCCTGATCGACACCGAGAAAGTCCCGATCGACGTCGGCCGGCCGCGCCTGCGTCTGAAGATCGGCGACGAGCGCCTGCAGGAAGCGGATAACGGGCAGCTCGCGACGGTGGCGCAGTCCATCCTCAACTAGAACCGAACTTTTGCTCTGCGTGCGGTCGCGAAGCGACCGCACTCGGCAAAACTTCGATGAAAAGCACTCCTCCTTCCCCGCCAGCCGCGCGTCGCGCGGCTTCTCGGTCAGTCGTCGGCCCGCTCGCTCACTGCGTTCGCTCGCGGTAAGTAACGGGTGATGGCCTGCCCTCCCCCGAGTCGTCCGTCTCTCGCGGTGCTCGAGACGGACTCCCGGCCGAACGACAGCGGATACGGTCGGGTAGCAGCGTCGGATGACGCAAACCCCAAGTCCCAGCCCCGAGAGGGCACGCGTATGTACGAAGCCGTCCACGCCCACCCCGAGGGACAGAGTACGGTCGCCAGGTTTGCCCGCGCGGCGGCCGAGTACGGCTTCGAGGGCGTGGTCGTGCGCAATCCCGCCGGCGCTCGAGCCGACTACGACCCCGAGCGGATCCGCGAGGAGTACGGGGTCGACATCGTTTCGGGAATCGAAATTCGGGCCGACAATCCCCAGCAGGCAAGCGGCGCGGTCGGCAACCACCGGACCGACGAGACGATCGTGACCGTCGCGGGCGGGACGCCGGCGATGAACCGTTTCGCCGTCGAAAACGAGAAGGTCGACGTCCTCGCGCGGCCGATGGCCGACGACGGCGACGTCAACCACGTCCTCGCGAAGGCGGCCGTCGAGAACGGCGTGCGCCTCGAGTTCGATCTCGCGCCGGTCCTGCGAACCCACGGCGGGCGGCGGGTCCGCGAACTGCAGTCGCTGCGCAAACTCGCGGAGATCGTCGACTACTACGACGCGCCCTACGTCGTGAGCGCGACGCCGGATTCGCACCTCGAGCTGCGAGCACCGCGGGAACTGGCGGCGCTGGGCGAGCAGATCGGCCTCTCGAGCGAGTTCGTCGAGGAGGGGCTCGCCGAGTGGGGCCGGCTCGCCGAGCGCAATCGCCGCATCCAGTCCGAGTCGTTCATTGAGCCCGGGGTCGAACGGGGCAGGTATGAAGAAGGATCTTGAGGACCACGCCGCCCGGTTCGACGAGATGGCCGGCGAGTACGACGAGTCCAAGTCCGACGAGTACCGCGCCTGCGCGAGCCTCGTGATCGAACACGCCGCCCCCGAGTCGACGGACGTCGTCCTCGACCTCGGCACCGGGACCGGCGCCATCGCGCTCCCGCTGGCCGAGGACGCGGAGCGGGTCGTCGGCCGGGACATCAGCGAGGGGATGATGGAGGAAGCCGAGCGGAAGGCCGACGAGCAAGGTCTTGCGAACCTCGAGTTCGACTACGGCACCTTCCGCGAACCAGAGTACGACGGCGAGGTCGATATCGTCACCTCGAACTTCGCGATGCACCACCTCTCGGACGACGAGAAGCGCGAGGCGATCGCGGTGATCGCCGACCTCGAGCCGCGCAAGTTCGTCCTCGGCGACGTCATGTTCTTCGGCGAGCCCGATCCGGAGGAGCCGTTCTACTCGCCCGAGGTCGACGATCCGGCGACCGTCGGTGCCCTCGCGGACGCCTTTACGGATGCCGGCTTCTCGCTGACGGCCGTCGAGCGCGTCCACGACCAGGTCGGGGTGCTCGTCGCCGAGCGGACGGCGGCGGCCGAGGCGGGCGCTGCGCCCGACGAACGCGACGAATGAAACACCTCCCCAAACACCTCCGGCCCCGGTGGCGCTACCTCGCGGTCGGCCTCGAGACGTGGCCGGACGCGTCGATCGACCGGCGGTCGTTCCAGCGGGAGGTGTGGTACGCGGGCCAGAACCTGCTGGGCGATCCGGGGAGCGCGGACGCCGACCTGACCATCGTCCGATTCGACTTTGCGGACGGCGTCGGCGAGGCGATTATCAAAGTCCGGCGCGGCGAGACGGAACCGGCCCGCGCGGCGGTCGCCTGTATCGACGAGATAGACGGCGCTACCGTCGGAATTCGGATCCGAGGTATCAGTGGCACGATCCGTGCCGCTGAAGAAAAGTATTTAGGTCGACGCGGGCAAGTTTCCGAGGAGAGAAACGTCGTGTTCGGGAACGAGGAGCGGGTCGCCGTCGTGCGAAACGGAAACGGACTCGCAGACGTGCGACTCGAGGAGTCGTTCGCGGGTGCGACAGACCTCGATTACGACTACGATTCAGATTTAGCGTGATACTATGCAGGGACAAGCCCAACAGCAGGCGTACGACCGCGGCATCACGATCTTCTCACCGGACGGTCGACTCTACCAGGTCGAGTACGCCCGTGAGGCGGTCAAGCGAGGCACAGCAAGCATCGGCGTGCGGACCCAGGACGGCGTCGTACTCGCCGTCGACAAGCGGGTCCCGTCGCCGCTGCTCGAGGACTCGAGCGTCGAGAAGATCCACAAGGCCGACGACCACATCGGCATCGCCAGCGCCGGCCACGTCGCCGACGCCCGCCAGCTGATCGACTTCGCGCGCCGGCAGACGCAAGTCAACCAGCTCCGGTACGGCGAGCCGATCGGCGTCGAGACGCTGACCAAGGAAGTCACCGACCACATCCAGCAGTACACCCAGGTCGGCGGCGCCCGTCCGTTCGGCGTCGCGCTGATCGTCGGCGGCATCGAGAACGGCGAGCCGCGCCTGTTCGAGACCGACCCGTCGGGAACCCCCTACGAGTGGAAGGCCCTGGCCGTCGGCGCCGACCGCAGCGACCTTCAGGACTACCTCGAGGAGAACTACGACGAGGAAGCCGACCTCGACGGCGGCATCCAGCTCGCGCTGGACGCCCTCGCGTCGGTCAACGACGGTTCTCTGCTGCCCAGCGAAGTCGGGCTGGCGACCGTCGACGTCGAGACGGAAGCGTTCAAGCAGTTCGAGCAGGACGAAATCGCAACCCACCTCGAAGAGAACGACCTCCTCGGCAGCGAGGAGGAAGAAGAAGAAGAAACCGACGAGTAACGGACCGTCGGCGTAATCGAGTCTCGAGTCTCGAGTCCGGTGGGGTATTTCGGTTCGGATCCCCACCGATTCGACCGCGACGCGACCCCGCTTTTGCGACCGAGTCGCCGTTGGACCCGACACGGACCGCGTTCGATCCGAAACGGTGCGTCCGGTCGGCGACGTCCGGCCGCGCTCGCGCCCGATAATCCGAAGGATCGCGAACCCGTTCAGCTACCGGTATCCGGCACGACGAACCGTCAGGAAAAGCTCTTTTAGTCGGCCGGCGGTACGTTCTGGTATGATATCACTCGACGAGGCGGTGACGGCGCGACTCGAGTCCCACGGGGCGCGCTTCGAAGTCCTCGTAGATCCGGACGCGGCGCTGGCGATCAAACGCGGCGAGTTCGACGGGGAACTCGAGGACGTCATCGCCGCGGAGGACGTCTTCGAGGACGCCTCGCGGGGCGACCGACCGGCCGAGAGCGACCTCGAGAAGGTCTTCGATACGACCGATCCCCTCGAGATCATCCCCAAGGTGATCAAAGAGGGAGAAATTCAGATCACGGCCGACCAGCGCCGCGAGATGCAGGAGCAAAAGCGCAGGCAACTGATCGACACGATCACGCGCAACGCGGTCAACCCGCAGATGGACAACGCGCCCCATCCGCCCGAACGCATCGAGAACGCGCTCGAGGAGGCCGGCTTTACGGTCGATCCGATGGAGCCGGTCGAGAGCCAGGTTGACGACGCCCTCGATGCGTTGCGGCCGGTCATCCCGATCCGGTTCGAGGAGGTGACGGTGGCCGTACAGATTCCCGCCGAGCACGCAGGTAGCGCGCAAGCCAAGATCCGGCAGTTCGGCGAACTCGAGCGCGAGGAGTGGCAGTCCGACGGCTCGTGGATCGGCGTGCTCACGTTCCCCGCGGGGCTGCAAAACGAGTTCTACGACGTCGTCAACGAACACACCAGCGGCGAAGCGGAGACGGAGATCATCAAGGACAAGGACGACATCAAGACGCGGTAGGGCGTCGCGGGGCGGAAGCAGCCGTCCCGAATTTCGAACAAGACTGCTTCTTTCAACTCGGTACAGATCTGCGACGGCCCGTTATCCGCGGTGGAATCCGATCAGAAAGCCGCTCGCGAATCCGGCACCGATCGTCACCGCCGAGAGCACCGACTCGAGCCACGGCGTCGCCGCCCCGTCGACCCGTTCGCCGGTGCCGACGAGCCCGGCCGAGAGCCGCTCGTAGTCGACGATAACGATCCCCTGGGACTCGAGGTAGCGAAAGGCCATCAACTGAATCCCGACCACGATGGCGAGGACCTTCGCGACCCGTTTTGTCCCGAACCCGACCAGCGCACCGATCGCCAGCCCGCCGCCGAACTCGAGGGCGAGCGTTACGGGATCGACGTCGATCATCGGAACGACCATTCGAGTCGGCGGTAATGACTGTTGTGATCGCTGGACGGTTCGTCGGTTCCGGGTTTCTATCCGGCCGTTTCTGCACGTTATTCAGCCGATTTCGGCCGCGAAGGGATCGCCCGACGGCGGCGGGCGCGGGATTCAAGGCGGTCGGATGCGTACGTGCATCTATGTCACTCGTACGGTCAACGGAGGTGTTCGGTCGGCATCGTTAGCGTGTCGAGGATCCCGCGGCATCGGTTCCGGCGTCGACTGTCCGCGGCCCTCGAACAGCCGTGCAGTCGGCCCACGATGGAAGACGACGAAGCGCCGCCGCTCGTCTCGAGTCGCGTCTCACCCTCGAGCGTCTCGAGCGAGCGACGCGACGATCACCACCCGACTCACGCACGCACACATCCACTCGCATGAACGCGATCATCGCCAAGCGCGTCGACTCCGGAACGCCAGATACGACCGAGATCCGCGACCTCGCGACGGCGGCCGGCTACACGGTCGTCGGTGAGATCACCCAATCCCGGAAAGCCGATCCGGCCCTCCAGCTCGGCGAGGGGAAGGCCGAGGAACTCGCCGAGGTCGCCGAGCGAACCGAGGCGACGACCGTCATCTTCGACAACCGGCTCGGCCCCTACCAGACCTACAACCTCGGACAACTGCTGCCCGAGGGGGTCGAGGTCATCGATCGATTCACCCTTATCCTCGAGATCTTCGGTCAGCGCGCCCAGACCCGGAAGGCGCAACTCCAGGTCGAACTGGCCGAACTCCGCTACGAACTGCCCCGCGCCGAAGCGAAGACCAGCCTCGCCAAGCGCGACGAGCACCCCGGCTTCATGGGGCTGGGCGAGTACGACGAGAGCCGCGAGCAGGACATCAAGGACCAGATCAGCCGGATCAAGGACGAACTCGAGCGGATCGAGCAGACCGAGGAGCAGCGCCGGGAACGGCGCCGGGATTCGGGCTTCGATCTGGTCGCGCTCGCGGGCTACACGAACGCCGGTAAGTCGACGCTGCTGCGGCGACTCGCGGCCGACCTCGACGTCGACGAGAACGAGGGGCTCCACCGTGATCTCGACGCGACGGCCGAGTCCCAAGACAAGCTGTTCACGACGCTGGGAACGACGACCCGCCGCGCGGACATCGAACCCCGCGACGTGCTCGTGACCGACACGGTCGGGTTCATCAGCGACCTGCCCCACTGGCTCGTCGAGTCGTTCAAGTCGACGCTCGACTGGGTCTACCGCGCGGATCTGGTCTTGCTCGTCGTCGATGTCAGCGAAGATATCGACGAGATCCACGAGAAGCTCGTCACCTGTCACGACACCCTCTACGAGCGCAACGAGGCGCCGATCGTAACGGTACTGAACAAGATCGACACGGTCGACGACGACGAACTCGCCGAGAAGCGGCGGGCGCTCTCCTCGCTCGCGCCGAATCCGGTCACGGTCAGCGCCCGCGAGGGCACGAACGTCGAGGCGCTGCTCGATCGGATCGATTCGGAATTGCCCGACTGGGAGGAAGAACGGCTGATGCTGCCGATGACCGACGATACGATGAGTCTGGTCTCGTGGATCCACGACAACGCGCACGTCGACGACGTCACCTACGGCGATCAGGACGTCATCGTCTCCTTCGAGGCGCGCCCTGCAGTGATCTCGCAGGCGCGCTCGCGCGCGAGCGAGTTGCGGACGACGGCGGCCGAGTCGGCCTAATCCCCGTCGCAATCCCTATCCTATAAATTGCTGACTCGAGTCCCGTAGGATATGGAACGTGTTGCAATCATCGGCTCGTCCATGACCCAGTTCGGGCAGCGGGACGCCTGGGTCCTGGACCTCCTCTCGGAGGCCGGACTCGAGTGTCTCGAGGACGCAGGGGTCGACGCGTCGGACGTCGAGCACCTGTACGTCTCGAACATGGCCAGCGGCGAGTTCGAGGGGCAGACGGGCGTAATGAACGCGCTCGCACAGGACATCGACGCGGTACCGGCCTACACTCAGCGCGTCGACCAGACCAGCTCCAGCGGCGGCGCGGGAATCTACGCCGCCTGGCAGTCCGTCGCCAGCGGGGCCAGCGACATGACGATGCTCGTCGGCGGCGAGAAGATGACCCACAAGACAACCGGCGAGGCGACCGACGTCATCGCGTCGCTGACCCACCCCGCCGAGTACAAACACGGCGTGACGCTGCCCTCGTTCGCGGGCCTGACCGCGCGCCACTACTTGGAGCGGTTCGACGCACCCCGCGAGAGCTTAGCGAAGGTCGCCGTCAAGAACCACAAGAACGGCGTCGACAACCCGAAGGCGCAGTTCCGGAAGGAAGTGGACCTCGAGACGGTCCTCGAGTCGCCGATCGTGGCCGACCCGCTGCGGCTGTACGACTTCTGTCCGATCACGGACGGCTCGGCGGCGCTGATGCTCTGTCCCGAGTCAGTCGCCGAGGAGTACACGGACGAGTACGTCGTCATCTCGGGGATCGACGGCGCGACGGACACGCACGTCGTCCACGAACGCGAGGATCCCACCGTGATGCGCGGCGTCGTCGAGAGCGGGGAGGGCGCCTACGAGATGAGCGGGCGCGACCCCGACGACATCGACGTCGCGGAACTCCACGACATGTTCACCATCCTCGAGTTCCTCCAGATGGAGGGGCTGGGCTTCGCCGAGCAGGGCGAGGCCTGGAAACTCGTCGAGGAGGGATACACCGAGCGCGACACCGGCGAACTGCCGATCAACACCTCCGGCGGGCTCAAATCCAAGGGTCACCCGCTGGGCGCCAGCGGCGTCGCGCAGGCCGTCGAGATCTACGAGCAACTGATGGGCGAAGCCGGTCCGCGACAGGTCGACGCCGACGTCGGCCTGACCTGCAACGTCGGCGGCTTCGGCAACTGCGTCATCACGACCATCATGGAGGCGGCACAATGACGATGGAAGCCACCAAGTACGAGGACGGTTCGATCAGCTACCCCGGCCACCCCCGCGGTCCGGACGGCGCGGAGCCGGCGGAAACGATCGACCTCAGCGAGTACACGGCCGAGGTCGTCACCTGGACTACTTCGACGGCCACCCCGCCCGGCGTCCGCGAGCCGAACCACCTCGCGATCGTCGAATTCGATGTCGACGGGGAGTCCGTGCGCGCGATCGGCCAGCTCACGACCGGCGACGTCGAGACCGGCGACGAAGTCCGGCCGGTCCACGTCGACGAACTCCGCGAGCCCGGCGCCGGGATCCGCGAACCCGAGAGCCAGGACTGGGACGGCTACCGGTTCGAGCCCGTCGAATAAAGCGGGCTCGAGAGCCCGCGGCCCGCGGCGGCCGTCGTCACTTTCGGAACGCGTCCCTGAGCGCGTAGGTGAGCCGCTGGAGCAGCGATTGCGACGACGCTCCCGAGGACGTCCGTCGTCGCTCTGAGGGCGTTGCTTCCGATTCACGGTCCCGCTGCGGTTCAGACCCCGCTTGCTCGACAGCAGACGCCGACGATGACGTGTCGCAGTACGGACACGCATCGTTCTCGTCGGCGTAGTACGGCAAACCGCAGTCGCCGCAGGTCGTTCGCGCTCGCTGGGTGGCTGGTTCGGTACTCATTGGTCCACCGAAACGTGTGTATTGATCACTATTAGCATTCCGACCGTACACGCGTCGGCGCGAACTGTAATTGCCTGTTGTAGATTCGGCGCGCTCGAGTCCGCACTGGTCCCGACGATAAACACGGGACTACTCACTCGGTTCTCGAGGAAGATTCGTCGGCACGTATCGCGGGACGTGAGCGACGCTAGTCCCGTCGGTCGGCGAAGTGCGTCTCGCAGAGCACGTGGTAGACGGCCCCGTCCGAACGGACGTCGTCGCGGGGCGTTTTCTTCACGATCGTGATGCCGTAGTCCGCTTCCCCGTCGCAGTCGATGCAGGTGCCGCGCTCGCCGGTGAGGCCTTCGGTTTTGCTCCCCTGATTTCGGATCTCGGCGCAGTCGCGACAGAGCCACCAGTTGTCTTCCGGATCCGAGAGTTCGAATATCCGGTGGGCCATCTTGTGTTGACTGAACTGCACCGGCTGTCCGCAGAAGAGACACTCCATGGGCGATGGGATAGGTAACAGCAGGATAAGCGTTCGACGCGGCTATGCGCGGGATTCGAATCGGGGCGGATAGCAGCGGTGCCGAGCGTTCGGAACGGTCGAACCCGGAACGGGGATCACGTCTCCCCGTCGTCGCCACCGTCTTCGTCGTCCTCGTTCCCCTCGTCGGGCGTCGAATCGGAACCGCGTTCGTTCACGGTGCCGTTTTCGTCGTCCGCATCAGCGTCGGCCTCGTCGTCCGCCGCGTACTGGTCCTTGAGCGTCTCGAGTTCGGCGTCGACGTCGATATTCGAGTTCGAGTTCGATTCGGACTCCTCGTCTGCAGCCGCGCCCTCGCTCTCGTCTTGGTCCGTCT
The DNA window shown above is from Halopiger xanaduensis SH-6 and carries:
- a CDS encoding class I SAM-dependent methyltransferase, translated to MKKDLEDHAARFDEMAGEYDESKSDEYRACASLVIEHAAPESTDVVLDLGTGTGAIALPLAEDAERVVGRDISEGMMEEAERKADEQGLANLEFDYGTFREPEYDGEVDIVTSNFAMHHLSDDEKREAIAVIADLEPRKFVLGDVMFFGEPDPEEPFYSPEVDDPATVGALADAFTDAGFSLTAVERVHDQVGVLVAERTAAAEAGAAPDERDE
- a CDS encoding OB-fold domain-containing protein — encoded protein: MTMEATKYEDGSISYPGHPRGPDGAEPAETIDLSEYTAEVVTWTTSTATPPGVREPNHLAIVEFDVDGESVRAIGQLTTGDVETGDEVRPVHVDELREPGAGIREPESQDWDGYRFEPVE
- a CDS encoding RNase P subunit p30 family protein, with the translated sequence MYEAVHAHPEGQSTVARFARAAAEYGFEGVVVRNPAGARADYDPERIREEYGVDIVSGIEIRADNPQQASGAVGNHRTDETIVTVAGGTPAMNRFAVENEKVDVLARPMADDGDVNHVLAKAAVENGVRLEFDLAPVLRTHGGRRVRELQSLRKLAEIVDYYDAPYVVSATPDSHLELRAPRELAALGEQIGLSSEFVEEGLAEWGRLAERNRRIQSESFIEPGVERGRYEEGS
- a CDS encoding thiolase family protein, producing MERVAIIGSSMTQFGQRDAWVLDLLSEAGLECLEDAGVDASDVEHLYVSNMASGEFEGQTGVMNALAQDIDAVPAYTQRVDQTSSSGGAGIYAAWQSVASGASDMTMLVGGEKMTHKTTGEATDVIASLTHPAEYKHGVTLPSFAGLTARHYLERFDAPRESLAKVAVKNHKNGVDNPKAQFRKEVDLETVLESPIVADPLRLYDFCPITDGSAALMLCPESVAEEYTDEYVVISGIDGATDTHVVHEREDPTVMRGVVESGEGAYEMSGRDPDDIDVAELHDMFTILEFLQMEGLGFAEQGEAWKLVEEGYTERDTGELPINTSGGLKSKGHPLGASGVAQAVEIYEQLMGEAGPRQVDADVGLTCNVGGFGNCVITTIMEAAQ
- the psmA gene encoding archaeal proteasome endopeptidase complex subunit alpha; protein product: MQGQAQQQAYDRGITIFSPDGRLYQVEYAREAVKRGTASIGVRTQDGVVLAVDKRVPSPLLEDSSVEKIHKADDHIGIASAGHVADARQLIDFARRQTQVNQLRYGEPIGVETLTKEVTDHIQQYTQVGGARPFGVALIVGGIENGEPRLFETDPSGTPYEWKALAVGADRSDLQDYLEENYDEEADLDGGIQLALDALASVNDGSLLPSEVGLATVDVETEAFKQFEQDEIATHLEENDLLGSEEEEEEETDE
- the tbsP gene encoding transcriptional regulator TbsP codes for the protein MTSNLLNHQIDDILESILTDASGDIYMVNPSRDAIEEFVGVATGFDGTLPTVHMLADERTLKEVMDDFIVASNAADLISEDALALRTLEEAPENSLVITEDRIVAIVHAGDRVGGLITDDESFVEDTYDTYAERWEAAPTYNLRTPPISDVRETLSEEISPEAEADFTAILNSLETARGDGDGLDEVTISLLVAAKNEALLYDISKWGEDVGIASKATFSRTKTKLEDMGLIDTEKVPIDVGRPRLRLKIGDERLQEADNGQLATVAQSILN
- a CDS encoding FUN14 domain-containing protein encodes the protein MIDVDPVTLALEFGGGLAIGALVGFGTKRVAKVLAIVVGIQLMAFRYLESQGIVIVDYERLSAGLVGTGERVDGAATPWLESVLSAVTIGAGFASGFLIGFHRG
- the hflX gene encoding GTPase HflX, whose amino-acid sequence is MNAIIAKRVDSGTPDTTEIRDLATAAGYTVVGEITQSRKADPALQLGEGKAEELAEVAERTEATTVIFDNRLGPYQTYNLGQLLPEGVEVIDRFTLILEIFGQRAQTRKAQLQVELAELRYELPRAEAKTSLAKRDEHPGFMGLGEYDESREQDIKDQISRIKDELERIEQTEEQRRERRRDSGFDLVALAGYTNAGKSTLLRRLAADLDVDENEGLHRDLDATAESQDKLFTTLGTTTRRADIEPRDVLVTDTVGFISDLPHWLVESFKSTLDWVYRADLVLLVVDVSEDIDEIHEKLVTCHDTLYERNEAPIVTVLNKIDTVDDDELAEKRRALSSLAPNPVTVSAREGTNVEALLDRIDSELPDWEEERLMLPMTDDTMSLVSWIHDNAHVDDVTYGDQDVIVSFEARPAVISQARSRASELRTTAAESA
- a CDS encoding Rpp14/Pop5 family protein gives rise to the protein MKHLPKHLRPRWRYLAVGLETWPDASIDRRSFQREVWYAGQNLLGDPGSADADLTIVRFDFADGVGEAIIKVRRGETEPARAAVACIDEIDGATVGIRIRGISGTIRAAEEKYLGRRGQVSEERNVVFGNEERVAVVRNGNGLADVRLEESFAGATDLDYDYDSDLA
- a CDS encoding ribosome assembly factor SBDS, yielding MISLDEAVTARLESHGARFEVLVDPDAALAIKRGEFDGELEDVIAAEDVFEDASRGDRPAESDLEKVFDTTDPLEIIPKVIKEGEIQITADQRREMQEQKRRQLIDTITRNAVNPQMDNAPHPPERIENALEEAGFTVDPMEPVESQVDDALDALRPVIPIRFEEVTVAVQIPAEHAGSAQAKIRQFGELEREEWQSDGSWIGVLTFPAGLQNEFYDVVNEHTSGEAETEIIKDKDDIKTR